A genomic stretch from Candidatus Nitrososphaera gargensis Ga9.2 includes:
- a CDS encoding DHH family phosphoesterase: MQIMKVMIFSHESDLDGLYSAAIGLLRYPQAMTIFLGYGVENFQKLGNFIYSATHYSPERGLIIISDLGLNDDLIETCRQIFSDAVRNGWKIMWIDHHHWSQQAIDAVKPLVEVVLDTSGTKCASDLMYETFLPGSELAARLAGMAHTMDFFTKDQYLTPISELIRYYQTFPNFYDRLSELARKSAKGILWDVEMQSDYNDYARLRDEARIQVFATIQVRPVGRFKVAYVQSSPYLQNSLFSEEVFAKTNADLIMFYSTKGKVSIRRSNDAISCRDVAANLHEGGGHAYAAGATFKSDPSDVSAVISELEAAVAKAVASQL, encoded by the coding sequence ATGCAAATAATGAAGGTAATGATATTCTCCCACGAGTCCGACTTAGATGGTCTATATTCTGCAGCAATAGGGCTGTTGCGTTACCCGCAGGCGATGACTATTTTCCTAGGCTATGGCGTGGAGAATTTTCAAAAGCTTGGCAACTTTATCTATTCTGCGACCCACTATTCGCCAGAGCGTGGCCTGATAATCATATCAGACCTCGGGCTCAACGATGACCTGATTGAAACCTGCAGGCAGATATTTTCAGATGCAGTGCGAAACGGCTGGAAGATAATGTGGATCGACCACCACCATTGGTCACAACAGGCTATAGACGCGGTCAAGCCGCTTGTAGAAGTGGTGCTCGATACTTCAGGCACCAAGTGCGCATCCGATCTAATGTATGAAACCTTTCTGCCAGGCAGCGAGCTTGCGGCCAGGCTAGCAGGCATGGCCCATACTATGGACTTTTTCACAAAAGATCAATACCTGACGCCAATATCAGAGCTGATACGCTACTATCAGACATTCCCCAACTTTTATGATAGGCTGTCAGAGCTTGCGAGAAAGTCTGCAAAAGGGATACTTTGGGACGTGGAAATGCAGAGCGACTATAATGACTATGCGCGCCTGCGCGACGAAGCTAGGATTCAAGTCTTTGCCACGATACAGGTAAGGCCCGTTGGCAGGTTCAAGGTAGCATACGTGCAGTCTTCGCCCTATCTGCAGAACAGCCTCTTTTCTGAGGAAGTGTTTGCAAAGACGAATGCAGACCTTATCATGTTTTACAGCACAAAGGGCAAGGTGAGCATCAGGCGCAGCAACGACGCAATTTCATGCCGCGACGTGGCGGCGAACCTGCATGAAGGGGGCGGCCACGCCTACGCCGCCGGCGCTACCTTCAAGAGCGACCCGTCAGACGTTTCCGCGGTCATTTCAGAGCTTGAGGCAGCGGTTGCCAAGGCTGTTGCTAGTCAACTTTAA
- a CDS encoding DDE-type integrase/transposase/recombinase — protein sequence MRKRTDPDIIRYGMYLYFNSRSFRLAARSLSPIRKRSHVSIWKWVQKYSSLADRFRTDRRLVGAIFVDETLLQIDGIDYWLWIAYEPAINTCLMMHLSRERTLFVCYRFFKQLQNRYGRKPIFTDGARWYNDACRWLRLRHYVYGTELKNIMERFVQHIKDRTECVLMTIFHAGKRIATGSMCGTGSGYSCCICMREQTECDLLHSWPGMAVKLTEPAFPVENISARWTRTNSIELFPRLKRRIRSLSRRYT from the coding sequence ATGAGAAAGAGGACAGACCCAGATATAATCAGATATGGGATGTACTTGTATTTTAATTCTAGGAGCTTTAGGCTGGCAGCCAGATCGCTATCGCCAATCAGGAAGCGCAGTCATGTATCGATTTGGAAATGGGTTCAGAAATATTCCAGCCTTGCAGACAGGTTTCGGACAGACAGACGGCTGGTCGGGGCGATATTTGTTGACGAAACGCTATTGCAGATAGATGGTATTGACTATTGGTTGTGGATTGCATATGAACCTGCTATCAACACATGTTTGATGATGCATCTGTCCCGTGAGAGAACATTGTTTGTATGCTACCGGTTCTTCAAGCAGTTGCAAAATAGGTATGGAAGGAAGCCAATATTCACAGATGGTGCCAGATGGTACAACGACGCATGCAGGTGGCTCAGGCTACGCCATTATGTATATGGCACAGAGCTGAAGAACATCATGGAACGATTTGTACAGCATATCAAGGACAGGACTGAGTGTGTTTTGATGACCATTTTCCATGCAGGAAAGAGAATTGCAACAGGCAGCATGTGTGGAACTGGCTCAGGTTATTCATGCTGTATTTGCATGCGGGAGCAGACAGAATGCGATTTATTACATTCCTGGCCAGGGATGGCGGTTAAGTTAACGGAGCCTGCGTTTCCAGTGGAAAATATAAGTGCCAGATGGACAAGAACGAACTCGATAGAATTGTTTCCGAGGTTGAAAAGGAGAATTCGCTCTTTGTCAAGAAGGTATACCTAG
- a CDS encoding CBS domain-containing protein, translated as MASRYPETGTITKVGEIMTERLETINFLNTAQEAALKMADKNVSSLAVIDDDGKAAGIVTERDLVRRVCTKNTHSSMITIQNIISVPVKTVSPDTAIDEAADIMVRNKLRHLIVADENNAPIGIVSATDIVGFIRENNVAKTQVSKEILEALEREGRYY; from the coding sequence ATGGCTAGCAGATACCCGGAGACCGGCACTATTACCAAGGTTGGCGAGATAATGACTGAACGGCTAGAGACAATTAACTTCCTCAATACTGCTCAAGAAGCTGCATTAAAGATGGCTGATAAAAATGTCAGCTCGCTTGCTGTGATAGATGATGATGGCAAGGCGGCAGGAATAGTAACTGAAAGGGATCTGGTGAGGCGAGTCTGTACAAAGAATACGCATAGCAGCATGATAACAATTCAAAACATAATATCGGTGCCAGTCAAAACAGTCTCCCCTGATACAGCTATAGACGAGGCTGCTGATATAATGGTTAGAAACAAGCTGCGGCATTTGATAGTTGCAGATGAAAACAATGCGCCGATAGGAATTGTTAGCGCAACGGATATTGTTGGTTTCATAAGAGAGAATAATGTGGCAAAGACTCAGGTGAGCAAAGAAATTTTAGAGGCATTGGAAAGAGAGGGAAGGTACTACTAG
- a CDS encoding SDR family NAD(P)-dependent oxidoreductase, giving the protein MLVNFKRIPAEIRGMIKGKVAMVTGAGGGVGKAISKRLASEGCKVVLLGRDRAKLQKAASEIGDKKNTMTIITDITKEAEVLSAIDQTINSFDKIDILVNNAGIINDPVPFHEMTDDQWDDLIKTNLIGTFRMTKAVIPVMIKNGGGSIVNISSVLGIRSIPNVPLSVYGVTKAGVIMFTRSIAVEYGQYKIRCNCIAPSTIRSSIIEPYLQDEGAKKLLESTFPLRKIGEPEDIAGAVAYLCSDDSKWVTGTVMMIDGGISAKQ; this is encoded by the coding sequence TTGCTAGTCAACTTTAAAAGAATACCTGCCGAAATAAGGGGCATGATAAAGGGCAAAGTCGCTATGGTTACCGGCGCCGGTGGCGGCGTGGGCAAAGCAATTTCAAAGAGGCTCGCTTCTGAAGGCTGCAAGGTTGTGCTCCTTGGCAGGGACAGGGCCAAGTTACAAAAGGCTGCATCTGAAATTGGCGACAAAAAGAACACGATGACCATAATAACGGACATCACCAAGGAGGCAGAAGTCCTTAGCGCAATAGATCAGACCATCAACTCATTTGACAAGATAGACATTCTGGTAAACAATGCCGGAATCATAAATGACCCCGTGCCGTTCCATGAAATGACGGATGACCAGTGGGACGACCTTATCAAGACCAACCTCATAGGCACGTTCCGGATGACAAAAGCTGTAATTCCAGTCATGATAAAAAACGGGGGCGGCAGCATTGTCAACATTTCGTCGGTGCTTGGCATCAGGTCGATACCAAATGTGCCGCTGTCAGTATACGGCGTGACCAAGGCCGGTGTGATAATGTTCACGCGCAGCATAGCAGTAGAATATGGGCAGTACAAGATCCGTTGCAACTGCATCGCGCCCTCCACGATAAGGAGCTCGATAATCGAACCCTACTTGCAGGACGAAGGTGCGAAAAAGTTGCTCGAGTCGACCTTCCCGCTACGCAAGATTGGCGAGCCAGAAGACATCGCCGGCGCAGTGGCGTACCTCTGCTCTGACGATTCAAAGTGGGTTACCGGCACAGTTATGATGATCGACGGCGGCATATCTGCAAAGCAGTAG
- a CDS encoding DUF2795 domain-containing protein, whose amino-acid sequence MSSSDREKPEQIPSRENIEETKAMVSEQAGVEGERKEVDVRDYPKTAAIGQILKDLDFPADKKRIVEFAEKARPQSEEILSDLKRIEDRQYGSVSDVTKAAGLVRQ is encoded by the coding sequence ATGTCTTCTTCAGATAGAGAGAAGCCTGAACAGATACCAAGCAGGGAGAACATAGAAGAAACAAAGGCAATGGTCAGCGAGCAGGCAGGAGTAGAGGGAGAGAGAAAAGAGGTGGATGTTAGAGACTATCCAAAGACTGCCGCAATAGGGCAGATTTTAAAAGACTTGGATTTTCCTGCAGATAAGAAAAGGATAGTAGAGTTTGCAGAGAAAGCAAGGCCACAGAGTGAAGAGATACTGTCGGATCTGAAAAGAATTGAGGATAGACAGTATGGGAGTGTTTCAGATGTCACAAAAGCGGCAGGACTTGTCAGGCAGTAG
- a CDS encoding P-II family nitrogen regulator, which produces MKRLDLIIPHERLTDINELLHKHKVGGMTFYDIKGRGRAKREPVSVGRGVMRYVPEFGFRTKIEVLVPDDKAKAIIDDVLKVISTGSASDGKIFVYDVAEAYDIGSKEKGDAAL; this is translated from the coding sequence ATGAAGAGGCTGGACCTTATCATCCCCCATGAGCGGCTTACAGATATTAACGAGCTTTTGCACAAGCACAAGGTCGGTGGCATGACCTTTTACGACATCAAGGGAAGAGGCAGGGCGAAGAGGGAGCCTGTTTCCGTCGGTAGAGGCGTCATGCGGTACGTACCAGAGTTTGGCTTTCGCACGAAAATCGAAGTGCTGGTGCCAGACGACAAGGCCAAGGCCATAATTGACGACGTATTGAAAGTGATAAGCACCGGCTCGGCATCTGACGGCAAGATCTTTGTCTACGATGTCGCAGAAGCATACGACATTGGAAGTAAGGAAAAAGGGGACGCAGCCCTCTAA
- a CDS encoding HAD family hydrolase — MREPVIIFDLDGVLVNSMPTHVQAWKAAFAKITGLEVSERDIYLLEGMRGMELVEKIFEQKRFPDRSLVRSVHDEKSRIFKSIRSSEPFEGVREMIDEIECAKAVVSGSTRNDVETILEEAFGKDKFDVIITADDIEKGKPDPYAFLEALRRMKVGSAKDAVVVENAPLGAMAANKAGISCYVALNNTPLKRSDFAGIISQERIFEKTSLLRTVLCK, encoded by the coding sequence GTGCGGGAACCAGTAATAATATTCGACCTTGACGGCGTGCTCGTCAACTCCATGCCGACCCATGTTCAGGCGTGGAAGGCGGCCTTTGCAAAAATAACAGGGCTTGAAGTCTCTGAACGCGACATCTACCTCCTTGAAGGGATGCGCGGAATGGAGCTGGTAGAAAAAATATTTGAGCAAAAGAGATTTCCCGATCGTTCGCTTGTGCGCAGCGTGCATGATGAAAAGTCCAGAATATTCAAGTCGATCAGGAGCTCAGAGCCTTTTGAAGGCGTCAGGGAAATGATCGACGAGATCGAGTGTGCCAAGGCAGTGGTGAGTGGCTCGACCAGAAACGACGTTGAAACCATACTCGAAGAAGCGTTTGGCAAGGACAAGTTCGATGTCATAATAACCGCAGACGACATTGAAAAGGGCAAGCCTGATCCTTACGCATTCCTTGAAGCGCTCAGGCGCATGAAGGTCGGCAGCGCAAAAGACGCGGTGGTGGTTGAAAACGCGCCACTTGGCGCCATGGCAGCCAACAAGGCCGGCATCAGCTGCTACGTGGCGCTCAACAACACGCCGCTCAAGAGATCGGATTTTGCCGGCATCATATCTCAGGAAAGGATATTTGAGAAGACAAGCTTGCTGAGGACGGTGTTATGCAAATAA
- a CDS encoding lipocalin — MLLAIGAVEKFDDGNNTMMLAIPAASAQIPVPEDGSQQNTNVSSVQNTSSSSLVLRGLIGSTISTGQNANVTGSSIITGAQQANQSDYAVVGRWRMLVNESLVQRFAANLTVARVDGSEYHNNIIIESIGRPSEFAGNASNILTQISTDSSVPGAIAPIRLEIKDRVLEIADINIDENAIAGVEQQNILGIIDGQSIYGIIEFQGTG, encoded by the coding sequence TTGCTGCTAGCAATTGGAGCTGTCGAAAAATTCGATGATGGCAACAACACGATGATGCTGGCTATCCCGGCAGCCTCTGCACAAATCCCTGTGCCAGAAGACGGCAGCCAGCAGAATACAAACGTCAGCAGCGTTCAAAATACATCATCATCTAGCCTTGTGCTCAGAGGACTCATTGGAAGCACGATATCGACGGGGCAAAATGCAAACGTTACTGGTAGTAGCATTATTACCGGCGCACAGCAGGCAAACCAGAGCGACTATGCCGTGGTCGGCCGGTGGCGGATGCTTGTCAATGAGAGCCTTGTGCAGAGATTTGCAGCAAACTTGACTGTAGCAAGAGTTGACGGAAGCGAATATCATAATAATATTATAATTGAGAGTATAGGGCGACCGTCCGAATTTGCAGGAAATGCTTCTAACATATTGACACAGATTTCCACAGATAGCAGTGTCCCCGGTGCGATTGCCCCGATCAGGTTAGAAATCAAAGATAGAGTTCTCGAGATAGCGGACATTAACATCGATGAAAATGCAATTGCAGGTGTAGAACAACAGAACATCTTGGGCATAATTGATGGGCAATCGATCTACGGCATAATCGAGTTCCAAGGAACAGGTTAG
- a CDS encoding DUF2795 domain-containing protein, producing the protein MKDKSKGSIDAAKHMPRYDAGRINRAVEKANRDPAFIDYAVGQLGGLQFPAFKHKILDHARSIGADQDVVALFESLNGYMEFRDQYHLQKALQENVAAKKKEFQISDETRENPNVRTRLTTADASIKEREAVNESEERTDYPEVTPTAMSNFVCDRCGKQFQNQQDLARHRQFESGGTVT; encoded by the coding sequence ATGAAGGACAAGTCAAAGGGAAGCATTGACGCTGCAAAACATATGCCAAGGTACGATGCGGGGCGCATCAACCGCGCCGTTGAAAAGGCGAACAGAGACCCGGCCTTTATCGACTATGCGGTGGGCCAGCTTGGTGGTCTACAGTTTCCCGCGTTCAAGCACAAGATACTAGATCACGCCAGAAGCATCGGTGCCGATCAGGATGTTGTCGCACTCTTTGAAAGCCTCAACGGCTACATGGAGTTCCGCGACCAGTATCACCTACAAAAGGCGCTGCAAGAAAACGTCGCTGCCAAGAAAAAAGAGTTCCAGATAAGCGACGAGACAAGAGAAAACCCAAACGTCCGCACGCGCCTGACTACTGCTGACGCAAGCATCAAGGAGCGCGAGGCCGTAAACGAAAGCGAGGAGCGCACGGACTACCCCGAGGTCACGCCCACTGCGATGTCAAACTTTGTGTGCGATAGGTGCGGCAAGCAGTTCCAGAACCAACAGGACTTGGCTCGGCACCGGCAGTTTGAGAGCGGCGGCACTGTAACATAG